In the genome of Raphanus sativus cultivar WK10039 chromosome 4, ASM80110v3, whole genome shotgun sequence, one region contains:
- the LOC108849757 gene encoding chromatin remodeling protein EBS translates to MAKTRPGVPSKIKTGRKELDSYTIKGTNKLVRAGDCVLMRPSDAGKPPYVARVEKIEADARNNVKVHCRWYYRPEESLGGRRQFHGAKELFLSDHFDVQSAHTIEGKCIVHTFKNYTRLENVGAEDYYCRFEYKAATGAFTPDRVAVYCKCEMPYNPDDLMVQCEGCKDWYHPACVGMTIEEAKKLDHFVCAECSSDDDVKKSQNGFSASPADDVVKVETKRRKR, encoded by the exons ATGGCGAAAACTCGACCAGGTGTCCCCTCGAAAATCAAAACTGGGAGGAAAGAGCTCGACTCTTACACCATCAAAGGCACCAACAAACTCGTCAGAG CTGGAGATTGTGTGTTGATGCGTCCCTCAGATGCTGGCAAGCCACCGTACGTGGCACGTGTCGAGAAGATCGAAGCCGACGCTAGGAACAACGTGAAGGTGCACTGTCGGTGGTATTACCGCCCCGAGGAGTCACTTGGCGGTAGGAGACAGTTCCATGGAGCCAAAGAGCTTTTCTTGTCTGACCATTTCGACGTTCAGAGCGCACACACCATTGAAGGAAAATGCATTGTTCACACCTTCAAAAACTACACCAGGCTTGAGAACGTTGGCGCTGAGGATTATTATTGTAGGTTCGAGTACAAGGCTGCTACTGGTGCTTTTACCCCTGACCGTGTTGCTGT GTACTGCAAATGTGAAATGCCGTATAATCCAGACGATCTCATGGTGCAATGTGAAGGCTGCAAAGACTG GTATCATCCTGCGTGTGTAGGCATGACGATTGAAGAAGCAAAGAAGCTTGACCACTTTGTGTGTGCTGAATGCAGCTCTGATGATGATGTCAAGAAATCGCAGAACGGGTTCTCCGCATCTCCAGCTGATGATGTTGTCAAG GTGGAAACGAAGCGCAGAAAAAGATAA
- the LOC108850091 gene encoding probable F-box protein At4g22165, producing the protein MEKNLNRNSDKGLIGDTCKSWSDLPLDLLNLVFERLSFADFQRAKSVCSSWLSFSRQCVPKNHVPWVLLFPQNNQTNSCMLFNPEEKDKLYKTQLDLGLEFANSSCMKTYGSWLLMQNLQQNLYIVNLFTHEMINLPPVESQLGMTKVERLLDGEFRITSNNRLYNLMSVRCPVFWIDEKTKDHVVSWVLSNFCVVYSKTGDNSWNQIPLTLSCLDMVYKDHKLYLLSYSEKLNIFDFSGEIPQQIVVKDTVPPRVFYRPSNHLGFKWMSIVATSIVVTVKGDVLKVEKKWTPRLRSWSFCIFKVYSSGFKEHEHVYSLGDEAMLLDLGITVLANDNDGISRNSIYFSDCNNQNNVYLFNLKTCKVEKLHKFDCSSVQLSSKRWFLITK; encoded by the coding sequence ATGGAGAAAAATCTAAACCGTAATTCTGATAAAGGTCTTATAGGAGATACATGCAAATCCTGGTCCGATCTTCCGCTTGATCTCTTGAATCTGGTTTTCGAACGCCTCAGCTTTGCTGATTTCCAACGAGCTAAATCTGTATGCTCGTCATGGCTCTCCTTTTCAAGACAATGTGTGCCTAAAAATCACGTCCCGTGGGTGCTTCTCTTCCCCCAAAACAACCAAACCAATTCTTGCATGTTGTTCAACCCCGAGGAAAAAGACAAACTCTACAAAACGCAGTTAGATCTTGGTTTGGAGTTTGCAAATAGCTCGTGTATGAAAACCTATGGAAGTTGGCTCTTGATGCAAAATCTCCAGCAAAATCTCTACATTGTGAATCTCTTTACCCACGAGATGATTAACCTACCTCCTGTGGAATCACAGCTTGGAATGACAAAGGTAGAGCGTCTCTTAGACGGTGAATTTCGCATTACAAGTAACAACAGATTGTACAATCTAATGAGCGTACGATGTCCTGTGTTTTGGATTGACGAGAAAACAAAAGATCATGTAGTTTCATGGGTACTTAGTAACTTTTGTGTGGTCTATTCTAAGACAGGAGATAACTCGTGGAATCAAATTCCCCTAACTTTAAGTTGTCTTGACATGGTTTACAAGGATCACAAGCTTTACTTGTTAAGTTACTCTGAAAAACTCAATATCTTCGACTTTTCTGGAGAAATTCCCCAACAAATTGTTGTTAAGGATACTGTACCTCCTCGAGTATTTTATCGACCATCTAATCATTTGGGATTTAAATGGATGAGCATTGTCGCTACAAGCATTGTAGTCACAGTAAAAGGAGATGTCCTCAAGGTTGAAAAAAAGTGGACACCAAGGTTGAGAAGCTGGTCCTTCTGTATCTTCAAGGTTTATTCATCAGGCTTTAAAGAACATGAACACGTTTATTCCTTGGGCGACGAGGCAATGCTTTTGGATCTAGGTATCACTGTGCTCGCCAATGACAATGATGGAATCAGTAGAAATTCCATCTATTTCAGTGATTGCAATAACCAAAATAATGTCTATCTCTTCAATCTCAAGACGTGCAAGGTGGAGAAACTACACAAATTCGATTGCTCGTCTGTTCAACTCTCTAGTAAGCGATGGTTCTTAATTACCAAGTAA
- the LOC130510611 gene encoding protein SEMI-ROLLED LEAF 2-like gives MYFTSSLIKHLDHKNVMKQQGVQVNMVNVATCLALHAKQQASGAMTAVIADLIKHLRKCLQNAAESDLSADVSKQNSDLQQALDKCISELSNKVGDVGPILDMVAVVLEMISTNVLVARTTASAILFAAHIVSVVPNVSYHKKVFPDALFHQLLLAMSHTDYETRVDAHNIFSVLLLRTLLLPWSDQYKETSNAVRSQSISLQEEERDKVEEILDNDLRKDVNHISHPSGLSCQSLDSLKDGAIKSLCSLRLSSHQVNMLLTSLWIQATSTENTPANFEAMTITFNTTLLFSLAKKSNHMALVQCFQLAFSLRNLSLNQDGGWQLSRRRSIFTFASYLLIFSAKISNIPELIPVVKESLTIQMV, from the exons ATGTATTTCACATCTTCTTTGATCAAGCACTTGGATCATAAGAACGTGATGAAGCAACAAGGGGTTCAAGTTAACATGGTTAATGTAGCTACATGCCTTGCGCTGCATGCTAAGCAGCAAGCTTCAGGAGCGATGACTGCTGTAATTGCCGACTTGATTAAGCACTTGCGGAAATGCCTGCAGAATGCGGCTGAGTCAGATCTGTCTGCTGATGTATCTAAGCAGAACTCTGACTTGCAGCAAGCTTTAGATAAGTGCATCTCTGAGCTCTCAAATAAG GTTGGGGATGTAGGGCCCATTCTTGATATGGTAGCGGTGGTTCTTGAGATGATATCAACTAATGTACTCGTTGCTAGGACCACAGCATCAGCCATTCTCTTTGCTGCACATATAGTATCCGTGGTCCCAAATGTTTCTTACCACAAGAAA GTATTTCCTGATGCCTTGTTTCACCAACTTCTTCTTGCAATGTCCCACACAGATTATGAAACTAGAGTTGATGCACACAATATATTCTCCGTCCTGCTTCTTCGAACTCTTCTTTTGCCTTGGTCAGACCAATATAAGGAAACCTCAAATGCTGTGAGGAGCCAGAGTATCAGTTTACaggaggaagagagagataAAGTTGAGGAAATCTTAGACAATGATCTGCGTAAAGATGTAAACCACATTTCTCATCCAAGTGGTCTTAGTTGTCAGTCCTTGGATAGCCTAAAGGATGGTGCTATAAAG TCGTTATGTTCACTTCGACTGAGTAGTCACCAAGTAAATATGCTACTTACATCACTATGGATCCAAGCAACTTCTACGGAGAACACCCCTGCAAATTTTGAGGCAATGACTATCACTTTTAATACAACTCTTTTGTTTTCGCTAGCAAAG AAATCAAATCACATGGCTCTGGTGCAGTGTTTTCAGCTTGCGTTCTCTCTTCGGAATCTCTCATTGAATCAAGATG GAGGTTGGCAGCTCTCTCGTAGAAGATCAATCTTCACGTTTGCATCGTATTTACTCATTTTCAGTGCCAAGATTTCTAATATACCGGAGCTAATTCCAGTTGTCAAAGAGTCTTTAACTATCCAAATGGTTTAg